GCACCGCACCGCCTTCCAGGAGACCTCCGAGCCGCTCTTCCTCACCCAGGGCTTCGTCTACGACCACGCCGCCGAGGCCGAGGCTGCCTTCGCCGAGGAGATCGACCGGTACACCTACTCCCGCTACACCAACCCCACGGTCACCACCTTCGAGGAGCGGCTCGCGCTCGTCGAGGGCGCCGAGGACTGCTACGCCCAGGCGACCGGGATGTCGGCGGTGTTCAACTCCGTCGCCGCCCTCGTGAGCTCCGGCTCCCGCATCGTGGCCGCGCGGGAGCTGTTCGGCTCCACCCTGTGCGTCTTCGACGACGTCCTGGCCCGGTGGGGCGTGCGCACCGACTACGTCACCGGCACGGACCTGGACCAGTGGGCCACGGCGCTCGCCACCCCGGCCGACGTGGTCTTCCTCGAGAGCCCGTCCAACCCGATGCAGGACGTGCTCGACCTGCCTGCCATCGCGCGCCTCGCCCACGCCGCCGGCGCCGTCGTCATCGTCGACAACGTCTTCGCCACCCCCGTGCTGCAGAAGCCGCTCGAGCTGGGCGCCGACGTCGTCGTGTACTCCGCCACGAAGCACATCGACGGCCAGGGCCGGGTGATGGGCGGCGCGGTGCTGGGCAGCAAGGAGTACGTGCGCGGCCCGCTGCAGGCGCTGCTGCGCGCCACCGGCCCCACGCTCGCCCCGTTCAACGCCTGGGTGCTGGCCAAGGGCCTGGAGACCATGCCCATCCGGGTGAGGGCGGCCACCGCCACCGCCCTCGACCTGGCCGGCTGGCTCGAGGACCAGCCCGGCGTCGCGTCGGTGCGCTACCCGTTCCTGTCCAGCCACCCGCAGCACCAGCTGGCGCGGGCGCAGATGACCGGCGGTGGCACGGTCGTGACGTTCACGCTCGACGGCGTACGTGGCCCGGGCAGGTCCACCCTCGACGGCGGAAGTCGCCCGGGCGGGCCGGTGCTCGACGACGCCGCCGCACGCCGGGACACCGAACGCACCTTCGCGTTCCTCGACGCGCTGCGCGTCATCGACATCTCCAACAACCTCGGCGACGCGAAGTCCATGGTCACCCACCCGGCGACGACGACCCACCGGCGGATCGACCCGGTCACCCGGCACGCACTGGGCATCGAGCCGACCACCGTGCGGTTCTCGGTGGGCCTGGAGGACGCCGAGGACCTACGCGAGGACCTCGACGCCGCGCTGCGGGTGTTCCGCGGCTGACAGGTGGGACCGCGGCGGGCCGGCCGGCCGGGTGGCGCCGTCAGCTTGCCGCGGCGAGCACGGACTCCGGGATGGAGGGCCAGGTGCCCTCGAGGGCGGCGGCGTCGACCATGGCGGCGACCTCGTCCTCGGTCGTGGACAGGGCGATGGCGAGCTCGCTCACAAACGGGTCGCAGGCGTCACGGAGGAGCTTCATCTCACCGAAGGAGAGCCGCTTGTCCGCGTTCCACCGGGTGAGGTCACGGATGAGGCCGGCAATGGTGCGGATGTCGCCGGAGCGAAGCCGCTCGGTGCTGTTCTTGATGCGACGCGACCAGACCTTTTCCTTTTCCTCGCCGGGAGCCAGGAGCAGCTTGAAGAGGTCGCGGGCGCCGTCGATATCGACGACCGGACGCACGCCGATCTCCTCGGCACGCTCGGTCGGCACGAAGACCGACAGCTCGGGGTCATGCACGTTGAGCGTGAGGAACCGCACGCGACGGTCGCGGATCGTGCGGGTGGTGACCTGCGCGACGGTTGCTGGGCCGTGGTGCGGATGGATGACGACCTGACCGGGGACAAATTTCATTGTGTGACCCTTCGACGAGAGTGCGCCACACTCGGCGTCGGCTACCGCCGTCGCAAGGCGACGACCGACGACCGCCTCAGCCGCTCGTGACGTCCTCACGTCCTGCGAATCACAGTCTTCCGAGCGGCCTGAGGACACGGAGGAGTTCGCAGTCGCAACGGATGAAAGCGCCCGACCCCCGCGAGCCGGCCCAGGAATTGTCTCATCAATTCCGTATATTTTCTAGAGGTGTCGTCCGGCGCATTTTTTAGAGGTGCCGTCCGGCCCGGTCGCCCGTCTAAAAACATGACCGTGGCACATTCAGGCAATGCGCCCGCGGCCCGTGGTTCTCGTCCCGGGCCGTCGGGTCCCGTCCGGTACGGCGGGGGCCGGGTCCCGTCCGGTACGGCCGGTGGCCACGCTGCTGATCGTCCTGCTGCCACGCGTGCCGGCGCCCCCGACGGTGTCGGGTTAGACGACGCCGCACGGTGTCGTGTCAGTCGACGATGCCGTACAGCCGGTCCCCGGCGTCGCCGAGCCCCGGCACGATGTACTTGGCCTCGTTGAGGCGCTCGTCCACGGCGGCGGTCACGATCGTCACGTCCCCGCGGTCGCCGATGGCCGTGTCCAGCGTGCGCAGCCCCTCCGGCGCGGCGAGCAGGCAGATGGCGGTGACGTCGCGCGCGCCCTTCTCCAGCAGGTAGTTGATCGCCGCGACCAGGGTGTGACCGGTGGCGAGCATCGGGTCGAGCACGTAGCACTGCCGGCCCGAGAGGTCCTCCGGGAGCCGGTTGGCATAGGTGATGGCCTCGTACGTGGTCTCGTCGCGCTGCATGCCCAGGAAGCCGACCTCCGCGGTCGGGAGAAGTCGTGTCATGCCCTCGAGCATGCCCAGGCCCGCCCGCAGGATCGGCACGACGATCGGGCGCGGTGCGGCCAGGTGCGTGCCCACCGTCGGGGCGACGGGCGTGGTGACCTTCACCTGCTCCACCCGCACGTCCCGGGTGGCCTCGTAGGCCAGGAGGGTGACGAGCTCGTCGACCAGGAGCCGGAACGTCGGTGACTCGGTGCGCTGGTCGCGCAGGACGGTGAGCTTGTGGGCGATCAGCGGATGGTCCGCGACGTGCAGGCGCATGCGCTGAATGTATCGCCCGGCGCGTGGGCGAGGAGGGACGGGCGACCCAGCCGTGCGAGACGGGTTGACATGATGAGCCCGTGGACCTCGCCCGCCCCTCGTCCTCCCGCCTCGTGAGCGACGACGTCGACGCCGCGATGGTCCGCGCCCTCGACCTCGCCCGCGACGCGCTGACCAGCGACGACGTCCCCGTGGGGGCGGTGGTCCTCGGCCCCGACGGCGCCGAGATCGGCAGCGGCCGCAACCGCCGCGAGGCCGACGGCGATCCCACCGCGCACGCCGAGATCCTCGCTCTGCGCCAGGCCGCGACCACGCTGGGCACCTGGCGGCTGGAGGGCTGCACGCTGGTGGTCACCCTCGAGCCGTGCACCATGTGCGCCGGCGCGATCGTCCTCGCTCGGGTCGGCCGGGTGGTGCTCGGGGCGTGGGACCCCAAGGCCGGTGCGACGGGCTCGGTGCGCGACGTCGTCCGCGACTCCCGGCTCAACCATCGTGTCGAGGTGGTCGCCGGGCTGCGCGAGGTGGAGGCAGCGGCGCTGCTGCGGGAGTTCTTCGCCGAGCGGCGGTAGTTCGCCAAGAGTCGAG
This window of the Georgenia yuyongxinii genome carries:
- a CDS encoding O-succinylhomoserine sulfhydrylase, which gives rise to MTNLADLDPACTDLAATAQPACATGGPVAPAGLRAATLAVRGGLHRTAFQETSEPLFLTQGFVYDHAAEAEAAFAEEIDRYTYSRYTNPTVTTFEERLALVEGAEDCYAQATGMSAVFNSVAALVSSGSRIVAARELFGSTLCVFDDVLARWGVRTDYVTGTDLDQWATALATPADVVFLESPSNPMQDVLDLPAIARLAHAAGAVVIVDNVFATPVLQKPLELGADVVVYSATKHIDGQGRVMGGAVLGSKEYVRGPLQALLRATGPTLAPFNAWVLAKGLETMPIRVRAATATALDLAGWLEDQPGVASVRYPFLSSHPQHQLARAQMTGGGTVVTFTLDGVRGPGRSTLDGGSRPGGPVLDDAAARRDTERTFAFLDALRVIDISNNLGDAKSMVTHPATTTHRRIDPVTRHALGIEPTTVRFSVGLEDAEDLREDLDAALRVFRG
- a CDS encoding CarD family transcriptional regulator, yielding MKFVPGQVVIHPHHGPATVAQVTTRTIRDRRVRFLTLNVHDPELSVFVPTERAEEIGVRPVVDIDGARDLFKLLLAPGEEKEKVWSRRIKNSTERLRSGDIRTIAGLIRDLTRWNADKRLSFGEMKLLRDACDPFVSELAIALSTTEDEVAAMVDAAALEGTWPSIPESVLAAAS
- the upp gene encoding uracil phosphoribosyltransferase is translated as MRLHVADHPLIAHKLTVLRDQRTESPTFRLLVDELVTLLAYEATRDVRVEQVKVTTPVAPTVGTHLAAPRPIVVPILRAGLGMLEGMTRLLPTAEVGFLGMQRDETTYEAITYANRLPEDLSGRQCYVLDPMLATGHTLVAAINYLLEKGARDVTAICLLAAPEGLRTLDTAIGDRGDVTIVTAAVDERLNEAKYIVPGLGDAGDRLYGIVD
- a CDS encoding nucleoside deaminase, which produces MVRALDLARDALTSDDVPVGAVVLGPDGAEIGSGRNRREADGDPTAHAEILALRQAATTLGTWRLEGCTLVVTLEPCTMCAGAIVLARVGRVVLGAWDPKAGATGSVRDVVRDSRLNHRVEVVAGLREVEAAALLREFFAERR